One Caldivirga sp. genomic region harbors:
- a CDS encoding FtsX-like permease family protein: MRATVMAIKIGLRGLVARRALTLMTIIAVATAVTLLIALETVTYGVKYTVGLEVKSILPADLMVYTSTAIIPEELVNMINGLKAVEYAAPAILTGAIAGGHDATLIGLSTSSFSYFYPQLIQGSLPIGGDECIVSQQLAQALNVSVGDYIYVYVPQGISGTFNVLKLRVSGVFTSIFGGLLGFQVYMIVTQLSYLQSQLNTGDFVNVIFIKVVHDNPVIINRLNTAMKQMIPEAQVYEQQSIIGSVNDVVNLINVFFIVVIVLSVVIAGLIVAIMVLINVRERRREIGIMKAIGASNGQVMLIFIVQVIVVSLIGGLLGLIGGYYGSIAMVRLINYLGYSIRIIIVPVPEFFALGLATALATGVLASIPPLISVTRIRPAEVIRME, translated from the coding sequence ATGCGCGCCACAGTTATGGCTATTAAGATTGGGTTAAGGGGGTTAGTGGCTAGGAGGGCGTTGACTCTGATGACTATAATTGCCGTAGCCACCGCGGTGACTCTACTAATTGCCCTTGAAACAGTGACGTATGGTGTTAAGTACACTGTGGGCCTTGAGGTTAAGTCAATACTGCCCGCTGACCTAATGGTATACACTTCAACCGCAATAATACCGGAGGAGTTAGTTAACATGATTAATGGCCTGAAGGCCGTTGAGTACGCTGCACCAGCAATATTAACTGGTGCAATTGCCGGTGGGCATGATGCAACACTCATAGGTTTATCAACAAGTTCCTTCAGTTACTTCTACCCGCAGTTAATTCAGGGCTCATTACCGATAGGTGGGGATGAGTGCATAGTATCTCAGCAGTTGGCTCAGGCATTAAACGTGAGCGTAGGTGATTACATATACGTCTACGTGCCTCAGGGTATTTCAGGAACATTCAACGTGCTTAAGCTTAGGGTTTCAGGGGTTTTCACAAGCATATTCGGTGGTTTACTGGGTTTCCAAGTCTACATGATTGTAACCCAGTTAAGTTACCTGCAGAGTCAATTAAACACAGGCGACTTCGTTAACGTTATATTCATTAAGGTTGTTCACGATAATCCAGTCATAATAAATAGACTTAACACCGCAATGAAGCAAATGATACCTGAGGCCCAGGTTTATGAACAGCAGTCAATAATAGGGAGCGTTAATGATGTGGTCAATTTAATTAACGTATTCTTCATAGTAGTCATAGTGCTAAGCGTCGTCATAGCTGGACTCATAGTGGCCATAATGGTGCTGATAAACGTTAGGGAGAGGAGGAGGGAGATAGGGATAATGAAGGCGATAGGGGCATCTAATGGGCAGGTAATGTTAATATTCATAGTGCAAGTAATAGTGGTATCCCTAATAGGTGGTTTACTGGGTTTAATCGGGGGTTACTATGGCTCAATCGCAATGGTTAGGTTAATCAACTACCTAGGGTACAGTATAAGGATAATTATAGTTCCCGTACCTGAATTCTTTGCACTAGGGTTAGCCACCGCATTAGCCACTGGGGTATTAGCCTCAATACCACCCTTAATCAGTGTGACTAGGATAAGGCCCGCTGAGGTAATTAGGATGGAGTAG